GCACGTCGACGACGTTCACCATCACCGGCGAGGGCGAGATCAGGACGGCGGACCGATGCGGCCGGAGCGTCATGATCAGAAAGAGAGCCACGTGCGCGGCGAGCGAGAGCGCGAGCAGGCGGCGGAACGCCCGGCTCTCGAGCAGGCTCTCGACTGGAACGTAGGACGCCGTCACGCCTCGGGCTCGGTCACCATGCCGATGCTCGTCGCGCCGGCGCCGCGAAGGATTGCGAGCGCCTTCGCCACCGTCCCGTAGGCGACCTTCGCGTCTGCTCGCAGATACACGAGTCGGTCCTCACGCGTGTCGAAGATGGCTTGCAGCTTGGCGCCGAGCTGATCGATCGGAACCTCGGCGTTTTGGACGAAGACCTGTCCCTCGCGCTTCACCGTGACGACGAGCGGCTGGTTGTCGGAGCGCAGGCCCTGGGACTGCGTCTTGGGCAGCTCGACGTCGATCCCCTGCTGCATCAGCGGCGCGGTCACCATGAAGATGATGAGCAGCACCAGCATCACGTCGACGAACGGGGTGACGTTGATCTCGGAGAGCTGCCGCTTCGGGCCCCGGCCGTCGGCGACGTTCATGCCGCCTTCACTGGAGTGCGGCGAAGCTGGTCGCAGAACTCCAGACAGAACGTCTCGAGCCGAGCGGCGAGCCGGTTCAAGCGCGCGCTCGAATAGTTGTAGCCGACCGCCGCCGGGATCGCGGCGAACAGTCCGACCGCGGTCGCGACCAGCGCCTCCGCGATACCGGGCGCGACGACCGCGAGGCTCGCAGAGCCCGAGGCTCCGATCGACTCGAACGAGTTCATGATGCCGACGACGGTTCCGAACAGCCCGACGAACGGACCGGAGCTCGCGACCGTCGCGAGGAACGAGAGCCCCCGCTCCAGGCGATGCATCTCCTCACCGCGAACCCAGCCCAGTCGGCTCACGACGGCCTCGACCTGGTCGCGGGTCAGCTGCCCGTGCGCGCCCTGCATCTTCTCGAGCCGCGCGAGCTCCGTGTATCCGGAACGGAACACGGTTGCGAGCGGGCTGGCGCCGTGACGGCGGGAGACCTCGTACGCGGTGTCGACGGGGCTTTCGAGGTAGGCCTCGACGAACTGCTCGGTGTCCCGTTCGGCTGCGCGCAGCTCGCGGAACTTCATGACCAGGATCGCCCACGACGAGATCGACGCGAGGATCAGAAGCAGGAGCACGGCGGAGACCACGGGACTCGAGCCGAGTATGTAATCGAGCATGCAGTCGGAACCCCGGGGAGAGGAATCGCGCGACTCTGGGACGGAGCGCGCGGGGCCGCCGGAAGCTACTCGTCACCCCTCTGCGCGTCAACGGAATCGCCGGAATCGCGCTAAGCTTCGAGCGGCTCACGGTCAGTCACTCGGGGGGACGAATGCAGATCGAGGTCCAACGCAAGGATGCCGCTGCCGCGGGCGGAGACGCCGTGGTGATCCCGCTCACCCGCGCCGATGCTCCGCCGCGCGCGCTGGGCGCGCTCGACGACGCGATTGGCGGCTGGCTGGCGCGGGTCTGGAGCGCCGGCGACTTCTCCGGAAAGACCGGCGAGGTGATTTCGTTTCCCGTGGCCGGGCTCGCCGCCAGGCGCGTGATCCTGATCGGGCTCGGCGACGAGAAGAACGCGAGCGCCGAGACGCTTCGGGCTGCAGCCGGCCGCGCAGCCAAGGCGCTCGCGCGCGCGAAGGCGAAGCAGGCTTCGCTCGTCGTTCCGGCACTTCGACGCGTGAAACCCGAAGAGGCCGCTCAGGCGCTCGCGGAAGGCGCGCTGCTGGGCGCCTATCGCTTCGACAAGTACAAGAGCGACGACGATCGACCCGCCGCCCTCGAGAAGCTCGCGCTGCTCGCGTCCGACGCGCGCCAGCTCGCCGCGCTTCGCCGCGGCGCGAAGCTCGGACAGGTGCTCGCCGAGTCGGCGAACTTCGCGCGCGACCTCTCCAACGAGCCGGGCACGACCTGCACGCCCGAGCACCTGGCAGCGGAGGCGCGCAAGCTCGGGCGCGCGCACGGCCTGAAAGTGACGGTGTACGCGGAGAAGGAGCTCGAGCGCGAGAAGATGGCCGGAATCCTCACCGTCGGACGCGGCAGCGCGCATCCGCCGCGGCTGATCGTGATCGAGCACGGGGCTTCCGCGAAGCCCGCGCGCAAGCGTCCGCGGCTCGCGCTGGTCGGGAAAGGCATCACGTTCGACTCCGGCGGAGTCTCGATCAAGCCGGCCGCGAGCATGGACGAGATGAAGCACGACATGTCCGGGGGCGCGGCCGTGATGGGCGCGCTGCGCGCCGCCGCCCTGCTCGACCTGCCCTGTCACGTGATCGGAATCGTCGCCGCGGCGCAGAACATGCCCGACGGCAACGCGTACGTGCCCGGCGACATCATCCGCAGCTCGCAGGGCAAGACGATCGAGGTGTTGAACACGGACGCCGAGGGGCGGATCGTGCTCTCCGACGCCCTGCACCACGCCACGAGCTTCAAGCCGGACGCGATCGTCGACCTCGCCACGCTCACGGGGGCGTGTCTGGTCGCTCTGGGGGAGGTGGCCTGCGCCGTGCTCGGGAACGACGAGAAGCTAATCGGAAAGGTCCGCGCGGCCGCGGACGCGACGCACGAGCGGGCCTGGCCTCTCCCTCTCTGGGAGGAGCACAAGACGGCGATCAAGGGGACCGTCGGAGACATCGTGAACACGGGGGGCCGCAACGGCGGCGTCTCGACCGCCGCGGCGTTCCTGTCCCATTTCGTCGGCGAGACGCCCTGGGCGCACCTCGACATCGCGGGCACGGCCTGGGCGACCAAGGAGTCCCCCTACCATGTGAAGGGCGCTACGGGCTTCGGAGTCCGATTGCTGATCGAGCTTCTGCGCCGCTGGAAATAGCGCGACGCTCCGCTGCGTCGGACTGTTGCGTTGACGCAGACGCGGTCGGCTTCTAAGCTCGGCCGCGCTTTTTCACCTTGGAGGATCTCATGCGTGTACTTCTCGGTCTTGGCGCCTCGCTGATCATTCTCTCCGCCGCCTCCGCCGGTGTCGCCGCCGACGATGCAGCCGCGAAGGTCGCCGCCGCAGACGCGGCAAGCGGCGCCAAGGTCTACAAGATGTACTGCGAGACGTGCCACGGCCCGACCGGCGCGGGCGACGGCGCGGTCGGCAAGACGCTCACCCCGCCCCCGCGCAACTTCCAGGCCGGCGACTTCAAGTACGGCGGCAAGGATCAGGACCTCTTCGACGTGATCAGCAACGGTGCCGCGTCGAAGGGCGGCTCGCCGCTGATGGCTCCCTGGGGCGCCGTGGTTCCCGAGGCCGACCGCTGGGCGCTCGTGAAGTTCATCCACACGCTCAAGAAGTAGCCCTTCCGCTCGGACCGCCGCATCGACTCCTGCGCGTGACGGACAGTTCCGCGCGAACCGGGTACGTTTGCCGCCGTGGCCGACGATGAGAACGATACCGACGCGACGGCGACCGCCCTTCCGGTCCCCGTCGCGACGTCCGGGCTCGAACGGGTCCCCCGGGACGCGCTCTCCCGCTACTTCTACGAGGTCGGGCGCTACGCGCTGCTGAGCCGCGAGGAGGAGCTGGCGCTTGCCGAGCGGGTCTTCGCGTCTGGCGATCCAGAGGCCGCGCAGCGGCTGGTGCTCTCGAACCTGCGCCTCGTGGTGAAGATCGCGCTCGAGTACCGGCGGGTCTGGACCAACCCGCTCGATCTGATCCAGGAGGGCAACGTCGGGCTGCTCCAGGGCGTGAAACGCTTCGATCCGCACCGGGGGGTGAAGCTCTCGTCCTACGCGTCGTACTGGATCCGCGCTTACATCCTCAAGTACCTGATCGACAACATCCGCATGGTGCGCGTGGGGTCGAGCCGGGCCGAGCGCAAGCTCTTCTTCCAACTCTCGCGGGTCAAGCGCGAGCTCGAGCGCGAGGGTCTCGATCCCGAGCCCCGGCTTCTCGCCGAGCGGCTCGGCGTGCGCGAGCCCGAGGTCGTGGATCTGCAGCACCGGCTCGCGCACGGAGACCTGTCCACCGACGCGCCAGTGCGACGCGACGAGCCCGGCGGCGCGAGCTTCGGCGAATCGCTGGCTTCGAGCGACGGCCGATTGGACGACGCCGTCGCCGAGCAGGACATGCGCCGAACGCTGCGCGAGCACATCGACCGCTTCGCCGTGGATCTGGGCGATCGCGAGCAGAAGATCCTGCGCGAGCGCGTGCTCGCAGAGGAGCCGAAGACCCTGCAGGAGATCGGCGACGAGCTCGGCCTCACGCGCGAGCGGATCCGCCAGCTAGAGAAGAACCTCGTCGACGGCCTGCGCGACTACATGAAGGCCAATCTCGTCGACTTCGAGTACTGGTCCCCGGAGGGCTGAGGCGAACTCCCGGCCGACCCCGGACGCTCGGGTCAGGGATTGCCGCCGAACCAGCCCGCGTGGAACCAGCGGATCGTCACAGTCAGCGCGATCCCGACCGCGACGGCGATCGGCGAGAGCTCGCGGAGCCCTGCGAGAGTCTCGCGCCCGGTGAAGGGCAGGAACGGCGTCCGCTCGTAGAAGTCGCGGTAGCCCGGCGGGCCCACCACGAGCTTGCGCTGATCCTGGTGCGCGGCGCCGATCAGCGCGAAGACGGCAAAGCCGCCGAAGAACGCCAGGTCCGCGCTCGACCCGTTCGGCAGCAGGTGGAAGAGCGCGTAGACGACGAACGCCATCACCATCGGGTGGCGCGTGATCCGATAGACACCGTGCGGTGTCGTCTCGCCCGGGACCACGCCGCCGGGGCTCGGACGCATCAGGCTCGACACGAGCAGCACGAAGGCGAGCCCCATGCCGAGGTAGACGGTCCAGCTGAGCAACGGCCCGCGCGGCAGCGTCCAGAGCTGCGCGCCCGCGTGGACGTTCTGGAAGTAGAGGCGGATCAGCGGCACGAAGATCGCGAGCGCGACGACGGAGTAGAGGCCCAGGAATCCGACCTGTCCGAGCGCGGCCACCAGCCGCGGTCGCAAGCTCAGGCTCGACAGCCCGACGTGCGTGGCCGTGAAGGCGAGCCAGAGCAGCGCGATAGCCAGGGTCGGATCCATGAGACGCACCTCCGGGCCGGCATCATAGGCGGGGATCGCCAGCCGAGGCGAGCGGATCGTCCGAGAAGCGCGAGCGCACCTCGGACTGAAGCGCCTGCTCGAGCTCGCGCGTGTCCCAGCCGGTCGCGGATCTCAGCGCACTCTGCCAGGCGGCACCCCCAGCGCAGGCCTCGAGAAAGGCGGCGATCGCCTCGGGCCGCCGGGCTTCGATCAGCTCGACCGCCGCGCGAGACTCGAGGTACGCGAGCAGCGCCCGCGCGCCCGCAAGGCCCGAGAAGCCCTGCACCAGCGATTCGAGCGGAATCCACTCGCCGCCGCGAAGCGCGTCGACCAGCCGCCGCCATTCCTCGCGCGAGAGCTGCTTGCGCCCGCGCGCGGCCTCCTCGGCGCGGTCGGCGATTCCCTCGTTCAGGAAGAACGGCTGATGCGAGCCGGTCGCCTCCTTGAAGAGCGCGTGGACGTACTCGTGCACGACCAGCGCGTAGAGCTCGTTGCGCGGGCGCTTGGCGGAGACCACGTGGATCGCGCCGTCGTAGAAGCCGACCGTCGCGAAGCCGAAGCGGTGCTGATACGCGTCGAGGTAGTGCGCGCGCGTGTAGAGGCGCACCTCGAGCGGCCGCGAGAGCGTACGACCGAGCTTCGCTCGCATCGCCTCGCGCGCCTGCTCGAGCACGTCGACGACCTGCTCTCCGTAGGCGCGGCCCGCGAACTGGTGATCGAACCTGACCAGGAAGTGCCTCGACTCGAAGGAGTGCGTCTCCCAGGTCTGGCCGTCGCGCGACGTCGCCAGAGCGAGCTCCTGGTCGATCTCCGACCGCTCGCGCGTGGCCGCCTCGCGCCAGCGATCGGGCACCCGGCTCGCCGTGGAGAGCACGGCATCGAGCGCCTCGCGCGCGGGCTCGAGCCGGCCGCGGTGACGTTCCACCTGCGCGAGCAGAAGCGCGGCCTCGGGCCGCGTCGGCTGCTCGCGAAGCAGCCGGCGCAGTGCGCGCAGGCCCGTCTGCAGGTCCCCGCGCTCGATGTCGCCACGCGCGGCGAGCACCGCCGAGAGATAGCGATCGTCCTCGTCGCTCGAGCGCGTTCCGAGCGGCAGCGGCTCACCGGTGCGGCGGCCGTTCCAGCGGATCGCGAGGTCCTCCGGGGAGACGCGCTCCGCCCCGGGGGCGGGCTGCTCGCGATTGCTGAGCCAGGTCTGGCCCTCGCGATCGACCCAGATCGCAACCTCGTTCGGCAGCAGAACGGCCGCGACGACGAGCAGGATCAGCGCGATTGGCAGGTGCCGGCGTGCGAACGCAGCCACCGCTGGGTTTTCGGCTCCGCTAGCGAGCCCCTGAAGGCGGCGCATCCGCGCGGCGCAGCTGGCCGACGACGTGCGCGAGCTCGGGCAGGATCAGCTTCTGCATGCCGAGCCGGACGGCGCCGGAGGAGCCCGGCATGACGTAGACGACCTTCCCCGCGACGGTGCCCGCGGTCGCACGCGACAGCACCGCCGCGGCGCCGATCTCCTCGAACGAGAGGGCCCGGAACAGCTCTCCGAAGCCGGCCAGCCGCTTCTCGAACAGCGGCTCGAGCGCGTCCGGGGTGACGTCGCGAGGCGAGACACCCGTCCCGCCGGTCGCGATCACCGCATCGACTTCGGAGCGCGCAAGCGCGCGCAGCACCGCGAGCCGGATCGCGTCCGCCTCGTCCGGCACGATCTCGTGCGCGACCGTCGCGTGGGCGGCCGCGAGAAGCAGCTCGGAGATCAGCTTGCCGGACTTGTCGTCGGCGACGGTGCGGCTGTCGCTCACCGTGAGCACCGCGCAGCGGATCGACTTCGGCGCGTAGGCGCGGTGCTGCGACGGCGCGTCCGAGGTCACGGATTCTCCTCGACCCAGTACGCGCCGCTGGTCGCGAACTCCTTCTTCCAGATCGGCACCGTCTGCTTCAGCCGGTCGATCGCGAAGCGGCATGCCTCGAAGGCTTCCGGGCGGTGCGGTGCGGCGGCGGCGATCATCACCGCGGCCTCGCCGATCGCGAGCCGCCCGACCCGGTGCGCGATGGCGAGGCGCGCCTGCGGCCAGCGCGCGGCCGCCTCGTCGCGGATGTTGCGCAGCTCGCGCTCGGCCATCGGTGCATAGGCCTCGTATTCGAGGTGATCGATCTCGGCGCCGCGCGCCTCGTTTCGCACGATGCCGGTGAATGTGACCACGCCGCCCATCTCGGGGCCGGTCACCTCGGCGAGAAGCGCGTCCATCGAGAGCGGACGCGTGTCGATCCAGGAGCGGTCCGATCCGCCCGAGACCGGCGGCAGCAGCGCGACCTCGTCGCCATCGCCGAGCTGGGTTTCGAGCGCTGCGCGCTCCTCGTTCAGGCTCACGAGCAGGCGGCCGCGGTAGCGCACGAGCAACTCGTGCTCGCGCTCGAGTCGCGCGATCAGCTCGGCCAGCGTCGCATCGGCGGGAAGCTCAAGCTCGAGCTGCTTCTGGCCGACGGCTTCACGCAGGGCTGCGAACAGGAGCACGCGGACGCGCATGGCGCCAAGCCTACGAGATGGCCCCGGGGAGATCAACGCGCTGGCGTCGCGAATCGCGAAGCCGGAGCACGTGCGTCGAGCGCTCGACGTCCTCCGCCCGGGGCTGGTCGCCGACGGAGGGAACGCCGAGCTGATCGGCGTGACCGAGGACGGCACCGTTCGGCTCGAGTTCCAAGGCGCCTGCGCCCGCTGCCCCGCGCGAGAGATGACGCGCAGGCTGGTGCTCGAGCCCGCGCTTCGCGCGCGCGTGCCCGGCGTGACCTCGGTGCTGGTCTCGTAGCGGGCGGACTAGCCCTTTGCCTGATCCTTCGCCGCCGGCGTCGACGTGTTCGGCCGGGCAGGCTTCGCGTTCATCTCGACCCGCCCCGTGAAGACCGCGCCGTCCTCGACCACCAGCCGCTCGGTGTGAATGTTGCCCTCGACGCGCGCCGTCTTGTGCAGGACGACCTGACCGCTGGCCGTGATCTCGCCGTGAACCTCGCCCGAGATCACGATCATCTTCGAGCGGATGCTCGCCGTGATCGAGCCGGTCTCGCCGACGATCAGCGTGTTCTCGCTCGAGATCTCGCCCTCGAATCGGCCGTCGATGCGGACCGTGTCCTTGAAGCTGAGCTTGCCGGAGAACTCGGAGCCCTGGTCGATGAACGCCGTGAGAGCGCCAACGCCGCCACCCGCGGGAGCCATGGCGCCCCCTTCCTTGCCCTTGCCGAAGTCCTTGAATGCCATCTGGCGCCTACTCCTGCTCCGTCCGGAGCTCCCGTTACCGCAGATCGGATCGAACCCCGCATCGCTTGAGATCTCACGCGGATCGAGCGCTATCCTGCGGATCGCTTATGACCGCCACCGACGTGAATCGCATCCGGACCGAGCTCGCGCGCGCGAGACTCGCAGGTCAGGTGCACGGTGCCTACCTGTTCGAAGGTCCGCCGGGCACCGGGAAGCGAGACACCGCCGTCTGGTTCGCGAGGCTCCTCCTGTGCAAGCAGGTCGGCGACGGCGCGCTCGAGCCGTGTGGCGCCTGTCACGATTGCCATCTGCTCGAGCTTCGAGGCGAGACGAACGACGCGCGCCCGAGCCACCCGGATCTGCACTGGGTGCTGGCGGACGGCGCGCGGATCAAGGTCGATGCGGTGCGAGATCTTCGGGCGGCGCTGTCGCTGGTGGCGAACGAGCGCGGGCGCAGGGTCGCTCTGATCCCCGAGGCCGATCGGCTGCGCGCCGAGTCCGCCAATGCCCTGCTGAAGACGCTCGAGGAGCCGCCGCCGGGAGCGGTCCTGATCCTGGTCACGCCGCGCGCGCAGGCGCTGCCGCGAACGCTGCGCTCTCGGACGCTCCGCGTCCGCTTTCCGCCCTTCCCGGAGCCGGCCGTGCGCGCGGCGCTCGAGGCGGACGGAGTTCCCGCGCGGGACGCCGCGCTCGCCAGCGCCCTCGGCGGCGCGAGCCCGCTCGCGGCGCGCGCCTGGGCCGACGCGTCGCTCGAGGCCGCGCGCGAGATGCACGAGTTCCTGGCCGGAATCGCCGGAGTCGGCGCGACCGAGATCCTCGACTTCGCCGAGGGCTTCCGGCGCCCCGGTGAAGCCGGCCGCGAACACGCGCAGCTCTTCCTGGAGGTCGAGGCGGCGTTCGCGCGCGATCGCGCCGCGAGCGCGGCCGCGTCGGGAGACGCGAGCGGCCTCGAGCGCTGGATGCGCGTCTTCGAGGCCGCGTCGCGCGCGCGAAGCGAGCTCGTGCGCCGGAACCTGAATCCCCAGCTGGTGGTCGAGGGGCTGCTGCTCGACCTGCGCGCGAGCGCCTAGTCGCTAAGCTTGGCCCCGATGCCGACGCCCTTCTACGTCACCACGCCGATCTACTATCCGAACGCGGCGCCGCACTTGGGAACCGCCTACACCACGACGTACGCCGACACGCTGATCCGCTACCACCGGCTGCTTGGAGACGACGCGTACTTCATCACCGGGACCGACGAGCACGGTGAGAAGCTGGCCGAGGCCGCGGCCGCCGAGGGCATCGCTCCGCAGGCTTTCGTCGATCGCATGGCGGCGCGCTTTCGCGAGCAGTGGAGCGCGCTCGGTCTCGAGCCGCGGCGTTTCGTTCGCACCACCGATCCCGAGCACGTGCGCGCGGTGCGCCACTTCTGGCAGACCCTGCACGAGCGCGGCGAGATCGAGCTCCGCGAGTACGAGGGCATGTACTGCGTCGGCTGCGAGGAGTTCAAGACCGAGCGCGACCTTTCCGGCGGCCGCTGCCCCAGCCACCCGAGCCGCAACATCGAGAGCCGGCGCGAGACGAACTACTTCTTCCGCTCCTCGCGCTACCACACCTGGCTGGTCGCCGAGCTCGAGCGCAACCCGTCGCTGATCGAGCCGGAACGCTATCGCAACGAGGTGTTGGCGATGCTGCGCGATCCGGGCCTGGGAGATCTGTGCATCTCGCGCCCGCGCGAGCGACTCGACTGGGGCATTCCCCTGCCCTTCGACGAGGGATTCGTCGCCTACGTCTGGGCCGACGCGCTGATCACGTATCTCACCGCGATCGGCTACCCCGACGACCCGGCCTGGACCGAGCGCTGGGCGGGCGCGCAACACCTGATCGCGAAGGAGATCCTGAAGTTCCACGGCGTGCTCTGGCCGATCATGCTGCACGCCGCAGGCATTCCGCTCTACCGAGCCCTGCGCGTGCACGGCTACTGGACGCTCGGCGGCCAGAAAATCTCGAAGAGCGCGACGAACCTGGTCGACGCGCTGGGGCTGAAGGACGTGTACGGCTTCGAGACCCTGCGCTACTTCATGCTGCGCGAGATGTCGTTCGGCCTCGACGCGGAGTTCACCGAGGAGGCTCTGGTCGCGCGGATCAATGCGGACCTCGCCAACGACCTGGGCAACCTGGTCTCGCGCTCGCTCGGCATGCTGGGGAAGTATTTCGACGGCCGGGTTCCCGACGGCCGAGGCGAGAGCGAGCTGCGCGCGAAGGCCGCGCAGGTCGCCTCCGACGTCGATCGACACCTGCGCGCGTTCTCCACCCAACGCGCGCTCGCGTCCCTCTGGGAGCTGGTGGGCGCCGCGAACAAGTACGTCGACAGCTCCGCGCCCTGGGTGCTCGCCAAGGATCCCGCTCGCAAGCCCGAGCTCGCAATCGTGATGTACGAGCTCTTCGAGTGCATCCGCGTGATCGGCGTGCTGCTCGCGCCGTTCCTGCCGCAGACGAGCGCGAAGATCCTGGGCGCGCTCGGTGCGGAAGCCGCCTCCGCTCCGCTCGCGGAGCAGCTGCGCTGGGGCCGGCTCGCGCCCGGCACGCAGACGCGGAAGACCGAGGCGCTCTTCCCGCGCATCGAGGCCGCGTGAGGATCTTCGACAGCCACGCGCACGTGGGCGCGCCGGAGCTGCTCGCCGAGGCGCCGGATCTGATCGCGCGCGCGATGGCCGCGGACGTGCGCGGAATCCTCGCGGTCGGCGCGGGCTACGGAATCGCCGCGAATGCCGGCGCGGTCATGCTCGCCGACGAGAACGCGGGCATCTGGGCCAGCGTCGGCGTGCACCCGCACGACGCCGCGCAGTGGAGCCCGATCGCCGAGACCGCGCTCCACGGCTGGCTCGCCCACTCGAAGGTGGTCGCGGTCGGCGAGTGCGGACTCGACTACTGGTACGAGCACTCGCCCCGCGACGCGCAGGTCGAGGCGCTTCGCGCGCAGATCCGACTCGCGTGCGCGGTCGACCGCCCGCTCGTGATCCACGTCCGCAATGGCCGCGGGTCGCGCGACGCGCTCGACGAGATCCTCGCGATCTTCGACGAGGAGGGCGCGGAGCGAGTCGGCGGCGTGATCCACTGCTTCACCGGCGACGAGCCGTTCGCTCGCGAGTGTCTCGCGCGGGATTTCGACATCTCGTTCTCCGGAATCCTCACCTTCAAGAACTCGAACGAGCTGCGCGACGTCGCGAAGTCCCTTCCCCTCTCGCGCCTGCTCGTCGAGACCGACGCCCCGCTGCTCGCGCCGGTTCCGCACCGCGGCAAGCGCAACGAGCCGGCCTGGGTCGGTCACGTGGTGGACTGCCTGGCCGAGCTTCACGGCAGGAGCCGGGCCGAGATCGCGGCCGCCACCGACGAGCGCGCACGCACGCGCTTCCGCATCGAGGACGCCGCGTGAGCGAGCTGCTCACGCTTGCGACCTCGATCGCGCGCGAGGCCGGCAGGATCGCGCGCGATCGCTTCCACGAGCCCCGCACGATCGCCACGAAGTCGAGCGAGATCGACCTGGTCACCGACGTCGACCACGCGCTCGATGCGCTGCTCCGCGGGCGCATCCTCGCGTCGCGGTCGAACGACGGCCTGCTCACCGAGGAGAACACTGCGCACGCCGGCTCGAGCGGCGTGCGCTGGATCGTCGACCCGCTCGACGGAACCACGAACTACGCGCACGCCTTTCCGCACTTCTCGATCTCGATCGGAATCGAAGTCGATGGCCGGCGCGAGATCGCGGTGGTGCACGACCCGATGCGCGACGAGACCTTCACCGCGCAGCGCGGCCGTGGCGCGAGCCTGAACGCCGCGCCGATCCGGGTCTCGAAGATCGCGG
This Deltaproteobacteria bacterium DNA region includes the following protein-coding sequences:
- a CDS encoding inositol monophosphatase, coding for MSELLTLATSIAREAGRIARDRFHEPRTIATKSSEIDLVTDVDHALDALLRGRILASRSNDGLLTEENTAHAGSSGVRWIVDPLDGTTNYAHAFPHFSISIGIEVDGRREIAVVHDPMRDETFTAQRGRGASLNAAPIRVSKIAELRRALLATGFAYDVHTRRTPNLDYFGRFMTRAQAIRRAGSAALDLAYVACGRFEGYWELNLSPWDVAAGLLLVEEAGGRTSDIDGASAPASGARVVASNGAVHEAMLEVLRG
- a CDS encoding TatD family deoxyribonuclease, which translates into the protein MHPRDRRAARAVPAADEREDPGRARCGSRLRSARGAAALGPARARHADAEDRGALPAHRGRVRIFDSHAHVGAPELLAEAPDLIARAMAADVRGILAVGAGYGIAANAGAVMLADENAGIWASVGVHPHDAAQWSPIAETALHGWLAHSKVVAVGECGLDYWYEHSPRDAQVEALRAQIRLACAVDRPLVIHVRNGRGSRDALDEILAIFDEEGAERVGGVIHCFTGDEPFARECLARDFDISFSGILTFKNSNELRDVAKSLPLSRLLVETDAPLLAPVPHRGKRNEPAWVGHVVDCLAELHGRSRAEIAAATDERARTRFRIEDAA
- the metG gene encoding methionine--tRNA ligase → MPTPFYVTTPIYYPNAAPHLGTAYTTTYADTLIRYHRLLGDDAYFITGTDEHGEKLAEAAAAEGIAPQAFVDRMAARFREQWSALGLEPRRFVRTTDPEHVRAVRHFWQTLHERGEIELREYEGMYCVGCEEFKTERDLSGGRCPSHPSRNIESRRETNYFFRSSRYHTWLVAELERNPSLIEPERYRNEVLAMLRDPGLGDLCISRPRERLDWGIPLPFDEGFVAYVWADALITYLTAIGYPDDPAWTERWAGAQHLIAKEILKFHGVLWPIMLHAAGIPLYRALRVHGYWTLGGQKISKSATNLVDALGLKDVYGFETLRYFMLREMSFGLDAEFTEEALVARINADLANDLGNLVSRSLGMLGKYFDGRVPDGRGESELRAKAAQVASDVDRHLRAFSTQRALASLWELVGAANKYVDSSAPWVLAKDPARKPELAIVMYELFECIRVIGVLLAPFLPQTSAKILGALGAEAASAPLAEQLRWGRLAPGTQTRKTEALFPRIEAA